Proteins found in one Macaca nemestrina isolate mMacNem1 chromosome 4, mMacNem.hap1, whole genome shotgun sequence genomic segment:
- the LOC105494210 gene encoding synaptobrevin homolog YKT6: MKLYSLSVLYKGEAKVVLLKAAYDVSSFSFFQRSSVQEFMTFTSQLIVERSSKGTRASVKEQDYLCHVYVRNDSLAGVVIADNEYPSRVAFTLLEKVLDEFSKQVDRIDWPVGSPATIHYPALDGHLSRYQNPREADPMTKVQAELDETKIILHNTMESLLERGEKLDDLVSKSEVLGTQSKAFYKTARKQNSCCAIM; this comes from the exons ATGAAACTGTACAGCCTCAGCGTCCTCTACAAAGGCGAGGCCAAGGTGGTGCTGCTCAAAGCCGCGTACGATGTGTCTTCCTTCAGCTTTTTCCAGAGATCCAG CGTTCAGGAATTCATGACCTTCACGAGTCAACTGATTGTGGAGCGTTCATCGAAAGGCACTAGAGCTTCTGTCAAAGAACAAG ACTATCTGTGCCATGTCTATGTCCGGAATGATAGTCTTGCAGGTGTGGTCATTGCCGACAATGAATACCCATCCCGGGTGGCCTTTACCTTGCTGGAGAAG GTACTAGATGAATTCTCCAAGCAAGTTGACAGGATAGACTGGCCAGTAGGATCCCCTGCTACAATCCATTACCCAGCCCTGGATGGTCACCTCAGTAGATACCAG AACCCACGAGAAGCTGATCCCATGACTAAAGTGCAGGCCGAACTAGATGAGACCAAAATCATTCTG CACAACACCATGGAGTCTCTGTTAGAGCGAGGTGAGAAGCTAGATGACTTGGTGTCCAAATCCGAGGTGCTGGGAACGCAGTCTAAAGCCTTCTATAAAACT GCCCGGAAACAAAACTCATGCTGTGCCATCATGTGA